From Hartmannibacter diazotrophicus, a single genomic window includes:
- a CDS encoding ornithine cyclodeaminase family protein gives MRVVTTEETAASLPYPALVEGLRAAFRSGMTAPLRHHHVMPREGEPDAVLLLMPAWAGNGTFGGVKLVNVTPGNSARGLPAVIASYLLFSEVTGEQLALLDGSVLTCRRTAAAAALAADYLARKDARTLLIVGAGRVGAELYDAFSAIRPIGRVLVWNPTEARGQKLAETLRGRGVMAGFVSDLASAVGEADIISCATLAQEPVIRGEWLKPGQHLDLIGSFTPEMREADDAAIARGRLFIDTDAAKVESGDVIGPMASGALSAEAIGGTLYDLCAGKPGRLDDEEITIFKGVGVAIEDLAAAMVAWERLAQG, from the coding sequence ATGCGCGTCGTCACAACGGAGGAAACCGCCGCCAGCCTGCCCTATCCGGCGCTCGTGGAAGGGCTGCGCGCGGCGTTTCGCTCCGGCATGACCGCGCCGCTGCGCCACCACCATGTCATGCCGCGCGAGGGCGAGCCGGACGCCGTCCTGCTGCTGATGCCGGCCTGGGCCGGGAACGGGACCTTCGGCGGGGTGAAGCTCGTCAACGTGACACCCGGCAATTCGGCGCGCGGCCTGCCGGCGGTGATCGCGAGCTATCTGCTCTTCAGCGAGGTGACCGGCGAGCAGCTTGCTCTGCTCGACGGCTCCGTGCTGACCTGCCGGCGCACGGCGGCCGCAGCCGCGCTCGCGGCTGACTATCTCGCCCGCAAGGACGCGCGGACGCTCCTCATCGTCGGCGCGGGCCGGGTCGGCGCCGAACTCTACGACGCCTTTTCCGCCATCCGCCCCATCGGGCGGGTTCTTGTCTGGAACCCGACCGAGGCGCGGGGCCAAAAGCTCGCCGAGACCCTGCGCGGGCGCGGCGTGATGGCGGGCTTCGTGTCGGATCTTGCTTCGGCGGTCGGCGAGGCGGACATCATCTCCTGCGCCACGCTGGCGCAAGAGCCGGTCATCCGGGGCGAGTGGCTGAAGCCCGGCCAGCATCTCGACCTCATCGGTTCCTTCACGCCGGAGATGCGCGAGGCCGACGACGCGGCGATTGCCCGGGGACGGCTCTTCATCGACACCGATGCGGCGAAGGTCGAATCCGGCGACGTGATCGGACCGATGGCCTCCGGGGCACTTTCGGCCGAGGCGATCGGCGGCACGCTCTACGACCTTTGTGCCGGAAAACCCGGCCGCCTCGACGACGAGGAGATCACGATCTTCAAGGGCGTCGGGGTTGCCATCGAGGATCTGGCGGCGGCAATGGTTGCCTGGGAGCGGCTGGCGCAGGGCTGA
- the denD gene encoding D-erythronate dehydrogenase, whose amino-acid sequence MDVLVIGAAGMVGRKLVEHIAAHPDCLGGDIRSLHLVDIVAPSAPAALSSIADCAAVDLSTAGTAEKLISRRPDLVFHLAAIVSGEAEADFDKGYRVNLDGSRDLFDAIRAEGQREPYRPRVVFASSIAVFGAPFPETIPDEFLTAPLTSYGAQKAITELLLADYSRRGVFDGIGIRLPTVCVRPGSPNKAASGFFSNILREPLVGIEAVLPVSEDVRHWFASPRSAVGFFVHGATLDLDRVGPRRNLTMPGLSATVGEEIAALQRVAGTKATSLIRREPDPVIMGIVAGWPTAFDASRAASLGFTAETSFDEIIRAHVEDELAGVI is encoded by the coding sequence ATGGATGTCCTGGTCATCGGCGCGGCCGGCATGGTGGGTCGAAAGCTCGTCGAGCATATTGCCGCCCATCCGGACTGCCTTGGCGGCGACATCCGCAGCCTCCATCTCGTCGATATCGTGGCGCCGTCGGCCCCTGCCGCCCTGTCGTCGATCGCGGACTGCGCGGCGGTCGATCTGTCGACGGCGGGCACGGCCGAAAAGCTTATTTCCCGGCGACCCGACCTTGTCTTTCATCTCGCGGCAATCGTTTCCGGCGAGGCCGAGGCCGACTTCGACAAGGGCTACCGGGTCAATCTCGACGGCAGTCGGGACCTCTTCGACGCGATCCGCGCGGAAGGCCAGCGCGAGCCCTATCGCCCCCGGGTCGTCTTTGCCTCCTCGATTGCCGTCTTTGGCGCCCCGTTCCCCGAGACGATCCCGGACGAGTTTCTGACCGCGCCGCTCACCAGCTACGGCGCCCAGAAGGCCATCACGGAACTGCTGCTGGCCGACTACAGCCGGCGCGGTGTTTTCGATGGCATCGGCATCCGCCTGCCGACGGTCTGCGTGCGCCCCGGCAGCCCCAACAAGGCCGCATCGGGCTTTTTCTCCAACATCCTGCGCGAGCCGCTCGTCGGCATCGAGGCCGTGTTGCCCGTCTCCGAGGACGTGCGGCACTGGTTCGCGAGCCCCCGATCTGCCGTCGGCTTCTTCGTACACGGCGCGACACTCGATCTCGACAGGGTCGGCCCTCGCCGCAATCTGACGATGCCCGGCCTGTCGGCGACGGTCGGCGAGGAAATCGCCGCTCTTCAGCGGGTCGCCGGCACGAAGGCGACGAGCCTCATTCGCCGCGAGCCCGATCCGGTGATCATGGGGATCGTCGCCGGCTGGCCCACCGCCTTCGATGCCAGCCGCGCGGCGTCGCTGGGCTTTACGGCCGAAACCTCCTTCGACGAGATCATCCGGGCCCATGTCGAGGATGAACTGGCCGGCGTGATCTAG
- a CDS encoding SDR family oxidoreductase codes for MTDTASEKFALVTGGGTGVGKAIAEALLGAGFTVTITGRRAEVLDKAAADLRAATGGNVYAVTADVSDPESVKALFEAIESRHGRLDLLVNNAGINVRAVPMEDLTFEEWNAIVGANLTGAFLCTQQAMRIMKAQEPRGGRVINNGSISAQTPRPFSGPYTATKHAITGLTKSTALDGRPFDIACGQIDIGNASTEMTAKMGTGVMQANGTIAAEPTMPARHVGEAVVYMASLPLSANVLTMTVMATTMPLVGRG; via the coding sequence ATGACCGACACGGCGTCAGAAAAATTCGCACTCGTCACCGGTGGCGGCACGGGTGTCGGCAAGGCCATCGCGGAGGCACTGCTCGGAGCCGGCTTCACCGTGACGATCACGGGACGGCGGGCGGAGGTGCTGGACAAGGCGGCCGCAGACCTGCGCGCGGCGACCGGCGGCAACGTCTACGCCGTCACCGCCGATGTCTCGGACCCGGAGTCGGTGAAGGCGCTCTTCGAGGCCATCGAAAGCCGCCATGGCCGGCTCGACCTCCTCGTCAACAACGCCGGCATCAACGTGCGTGCCGTGCCGATGGAGGACCTCACCTTCGAGGAATGGAACGCCATCGTCGGCGCCAACCTCACCGGCGCGTTCCTGTGCACCCAGCAGGCGATGCGCATCATGAAGGCGCAGGAGCCGCGCGGCGGGCGCGTCATCAACAACGGTTCGATCTCGGCCCAGACGCCGCGCCCCTTCTCCGGGCCCTATACGGCGACGAAACACGCCATCACGGGTCTCACCAAGTCGACGGCGCTCGACGGAAGACCCTTCGATATCGCCTGCGGCCAGATCGACATCGGCAATGCCTCGACCGAGATGACCGCCAAGATGGGCACCGGCGTGATGCAGGCGAACGGCACGATCGCCGCCGAGCCGACGATGCCCGCACGCCATGTCGGCGAGGCGGTCGTCTACATGGCAAGCCTGCCGCTTTCGGCCAACGTCTTGACGATGACCGTGATGGCGACAACGATGCCGCTGGTTGGGCGCGGGTAG
- a CDS encoding FadR/GntR family transcriptional regulator, producing the protein MTMDDGFSVLDQVAELQAGLVRRSVRDIVADKLATLIAAGILRVGDVLPGERDLASALQVSRETIRGGMQILAARGIIEISQGARTRVVSADVGPLGTAMREPKLINRYDLDSIHVARLHVERWVVADAAARIEAKTLRALEESLVAQRATISDPVRFLICDREFHTAIYQSSANPVLADFVIDLYSYMIEHRRVAVASEGSILRSVGDHEAILAALKAHDPEATVKAFDIHLERIYRTTKSVAEEAD; encoded by the coding sequence ATGACGATGGACGACGGCTTTTCCGTTCTGGACCAGGTGGCGGAACTGCAGGCCGGCCTCGTGCGCCGTTCGGTGCGCGACATCGTCGCCGACAAGCTGGCAACGCTGATCGCCGCCGGGATTCTTCGGGTCGGCGACGTGCTGCCCGGCGAACGCGATCTTGCGAGCGCGCTGCAGGTCAGCCGCGAGACGATCCGCGGCGGCATGCAGATCCTCGCCGCCCGCGGCATCATCGAGATCAGCCAGGGCGCGCGCACCCGCGTGGTGTCCGCCGATGTCGGCCCCCTCGGCACGGCGATGCGCGAGCCCAAGCTCATCAACCGCTATGACCTCGACTCCATCCATGTCGCCCGCCTTCACGTCGAGCGCTGGGTGGTGGCCGATGCCGCCGCGCGCATCGAGGCAAAGACCCTGAGGGCCCTGGAGGAGTCGCTCGTCGCCCAGCGCGCGACCATCAGCGACCCTGTGCGCTTCCTGATCTGCGACCGCGAGTTCCACACCGCGATCTATCAGTCGAGCGCCAATCCGGTGCTCGCCGATTTCGTCATCGATCTCTACAGCTACATGATCGAGCATCGCCGCGTCGCCGTTGCCTCGGAAGGCTCGATTCTGAGAAGCGTCGGCGACCACGAGGCGATCCTCGCCGCCCTCAAGGCCCACGATCCGGAGGCGACCGTGAAGGCCTTCGATATTCATCTGGAACGCATCTACAGGACGACGAAATCGGTCGCGGAAGAGGCCGACTGA
- a CDS encoding ABC transporter ATP-binding protein: protein MASVDIVDVRKSFGAVSVIKGVNVSIDDGEFVILVGPSGCGKSTLLRMLAGLENISGGEIRIGDRVVNRLPPKERDIAMVFQNYALYPHMTVAENMGFSLKLQGASRDKISEKVRPAAEILGLTNLLDRYPRQLSGGQRQRVAMGRAIVRMPQVFLFDEPLSNLDAKLRVQMRTEIKELHQRLKTTTVYVTHDQIEAMTMADKIVVMHDGEVEQIGAPLDLYDRPANLFVAGFIGSPSMNFLHGRLDETDPGRFLTKGGASLPLIARPGKAGGGELVYGLRPEHVRLGGDIPVEVVVVEPTGSETQVVVRLGADEITCVFRERIAARPGETLQLSVDAGATHLFDAETGRRITC from the coding sequence ATGGCGTCAGTCGACATAGTCGACGTGCGCAAGTCCTTTGGCGCGGTCTCCGTGATCAAAGGCGTGAACGTGTCGATCGACGACGGCGAATTCGTCATTCTCGTCGGCCCGTCCGGGTGCGGAAAATCGACCCTCCTCAGGATGCTGGCCGGTCTGGAGAACATTTCCGGCGGCGAAATCCGCATTGGCGATCGGGTGGTCAACAGGCTGCCGCCGAAGGAACGGGACATCGCGATGGTGTTCCAGAACTACGCACTCTATCCCCACATGACCGTCGCCGAGAACATGGGCTTCTCGCTCAAGCTCCAGGGCGCCAGCAGGGACAAGATTTCCGAGAAGGTCCGCCCGGCGGCGGAAATCCTAGGGCTGACCAACCTGCTCGACCGCTATCCACGCCAGTTGTCGGGCGGCCAGCGCCAGCGCGTCGCCATGGGCCGGGCCATCGTGCGCATGCCGCAGGTCTTCCTGTTCGACGAGCCGCTGTCCAATCTCGACGCCAAGCTGCGTGTCCAGATGCGCACCGAGATCAAGGAACTGCACCAGCGCCTGAAAACCACCACCGTCTACGTGACCCACGACCAGATCGAGGCCATGACCATGGCCGACAAGATCGTGGTCATGCACGACGGCGAGGTGGAGCAGATCGGCGCGCCGCTCGACCTCTACGACAGGCCCGCCAATCTCTTCGTCGCCGGGTTCATCGGCTCTCCCTCGATGAATTTCCTGCATGGCCGGCTCGACGAGACCGACCCTGGCCGCTTCCTCACCAAGGGGGGAGCCTCCCTTCCCCTCATCGCGCGTCCCGGCAAGGCCGGCGGCGGCGAACTGGTCTACGGACTGAGACCCGAGCATGTCCGCCTCGGTGGCGACATTCCGGTCGAGGTCGTGGTGGTGGAGCCGACGGGATCGGAAACCCAGGTCGTTGTCCGCCTCGGCGCGGACGAGATCACCTGCGTCTTCCGCGAGCGGATCGCCGCCCGCCCGGGAGAAACGCTGCAATTGTCGGTCGATGCCGGAGCGACGCATCTTTTCGATGCCGAGACCGGTCGCCGGATAACCTGCTGA
- a CDS encoding ABC transporter substrate-binding protein, with amino-acid sequence MSINRRELLGTSAGLVVASGLGPLGVGRAFAAEEPTYTPEAGASLRLLRWSPFVQGDEDAWLANTKKFTDATGVEVRVDKESWEDIRPKAAVAANVGSGPDMVLCWFDDPHQYPDKLVDMTDLATYLDGKYGGWYDGLRGYAVHDDKFIALPLAAIGNAVVYRDSHMKAAGFSEFPKDTEGFLELCKAMQAKGTPAGFPHGKAVGDGNNYAHWLLWSHGAKMVDENGNVTINSPETRAAIEYAQKLYATFIPGTESWLDINNNRAFLAGQISLTANGVSIYYAAKKDPALAELTADLRSTNFPVGPVGKSVELHQTTQAITFSHTKYPNACKAYLKFMFEADQMNAWINGSSAYCCQPLKAFADNPIWTADPIHAPYARASETLRPNGYAGPLGYASAAVMADYVLVDMFASAVTGESSPEDAMAQAEKRANRYYRV; translated from the coding sequence ATGAGCATCAATCGCCGCGAATTGCTGGGCACATCGGCCGGTCTCGTCGTCGCAAGCGGTCTCGGACCGCTCGGCGTCGGCCGGGCCTTTGCCGCCGAAGAACCGACCTACACGCCGGAAGCGGGCGCCAGCCTGCGCCTTCTGCGCTGGAGCCCCTTCGTCCAGGGTGACGAGGACGCCTGGCTTGCGAACACCAAGAAATTCACCGATGCCACCGGCGTCGAGGTGCGCGTCGACAAGGAAAGCTGGGAAGACATACGCCCGAAGGCGGCGGTCGCGGCCAATGTCGGCTCCGGCCCGGACATGGTGCTGTGCTGGTTCGACGATCCGCACCAGTATCCCGACAAGCTTGTCGACATGACGGATCTCGCCACCTATCTCGACGGCAAATACGGCGGCTGGTACGACGGCCTGCGCGGCTATGCCGTCCATGACGACAAGTTCATCGCCTTGCCGCTGGCGGCCATCGGCAACGCCGTCGTCTACCGCGACAGCCACATGAAGGCGGCCGGCTTCAGCGAGTTCCCCAAGGACACCGAGGGTTTCCTGGAGCTCTGCAAGGCGATGCAGGCCAAGGGCACGCCCGCCGGCTTCCCGCACGGCAAGGCCGTCGGCGACGGCAACAACTACGCCCACTGGCTGCTCTGGAGCCACGGCGCCAAGATGGTCGACGAGAACGGCAACGTCACGATCAACTCGCCCGAGACCAGGGCGGCGATTGAGTACGCCCAGAAGCTCTATGCGACCTTCATTCCGGGCACGGAAAGCTGGCTCGACATCAACAACAACCGTGCCTTCCTCGCCGGCCAGATCTCGCTGACCGCCAACGGCGTCTCGATCTACTACGCGGCCAAGAAGGACCCGGCGCTTGCCGAGCTCACGGCGGACCTTCGCTCCACCAACTTCCCCGTAGGTCCGGTCGGCAAGAGCGTCGAGCTGCACCAGACGACCCAGGCGATCACCTTCAGCCACACCAAATACCCGAACGCCTGCAAGGCCTATCTGAAGTTCATGTTCGAGGCCGACCAGATGAATGCCTGGATCAACGGTTCCAGCGCCTATTGCTGCCAGCCGCTGAAGGCCTTTGCCGACAACCCGATCTGGACGGCCGATCCGATCCACGCGCCTTATGCCCGCGCCTCGGAAACGCTGCGTCCGAACGGCTATGCCGGTCCGCTGGGCTATGCCTCGGCGGCGGTGATGGCGGACTATGTGCTGGTCGACATGTTCGCCTCCGCGGTGACCGGCGAAAGCTCGCCGGAAGACGCCATGGCCCAGGCCGAAAAGCGCGCCAATCGCTACTACCGCGTCTGA
- a CDS encoding carbohydrate ABC transporter permease → MGLIFMLPAAAFLICFLTYPLGLGVWLGFTDTRIGRSGVFIGLENYAYLWDDKVFWLSVFNTILYTTVASVLKFALGLWLALILNENLPFKSFFRAIVLLPWVVPTVLSALAFWWIYDAQFSIVSWSLMKMGLIDHPINFLGDPFNARASVIAANVWRGIPFVAISLLAGLQTISPSLQEAASLDGATSWQRFRHVTFPMLTPIIAVVMTFSVLFTFTDFQLIYVLTRGGPVNATHLMATLSFQRGIPGGQLGEGAAIAVAMIPFLLAAILFSFFGLQRRRWQQGGDE, encoded by the coding sequence ATGGGCCTCATCTTCATGTTGCCGGCGGCGGCCTTTCTCATCTGCTTCCTGACCTATCCGCTCGGCCTCGGCGTCTGGCTTGGCTTCACCGACACGCGCATCGGCCGGTCCGGCGTGTTCATCGGTCTGGAGAATTACGCCTACCTTTGGGACGACAAGGTCTTCTGGCTCTCCGTCTTCAACACCATCCTCTATACGACCGTCGCCTCGGTGCTGAAATTCGCCCTCGGTCTCTGGCTGGCGCTGATCCTCAACGAGAACCTGCCCTTCAAGTCCTTCTTCCGGGCCATCGTCCTGTTGCCGTGGGTGGTTCCCACGGTCCTTTCGGCGCTGGCCTTCTGGTGGATCTACGACGCGCAGTTCTCGATCGTCTCGTGGTCGCTGATGAAGATGGGCCTCATCGATCATCCGATCAATTTTCTCGGCGATCCTTTCAACGCCCGCGCATCCGTGATCGCCGCCAACGTCTGGCGCGGCATTCCCTTCGTCGCCATCTCCCTGCTCGCCGGCCTGCAGACCATCTCGCCCTCGCTGCAGGAGGCCGCCTCCCTCGACGGCGCGACAAGCTGGCAGCGATTCCGCCACGTCACCTTTCCGATGCTGACGCCGATCATCGCGGTGGTGATGACCTTCTCGGTGCTGTTCACCTTCACCGACTTCCAGCTCATCTACGTGCTGACGCGCGGCGGACCGGTGAACGCCACCCACCTGATGGCAACGCTCTCCTTCCAGCGCGGCATTCCCGGCGGGCAGCTCGGCGAGGGCGCGGCGATCGCCGTTGCCATGATCCCCTTCCTGCTCGCCGCCATCCTGTTCAGCTTCTTCGGCCTTCAGAGGCGCAGGTGGCAGCAGGGCGGAGATGAATGA
- a CDS encoding carbohydrate ABC transporter permease: MTATKAAPLEDNIEGMRYLDSLPRRLVTIYLPLAVFVFVLLFPFYWMAITAVKPNAQLTDYEHYSPFWVVGPTLEHIKYLLFETSYPGWLWNTMVVAFGATFLSLAASVFAAYAIERVRFTGARTTGLLIFLAYLVPPSILFIPLAFIVFNVGIYDTKFALILTYPTFLIPFCTWLLMGYFRSIPFELEESALVDGATRWQILTKIILPLAVPGLISAGIFAFTLSWNEFIYALTFIQSSENKTVPVGVLTELVRGDVFEWGSLMAGALFGSLPVVILYSFFVDYYVASMTGAVKE; the protein is encoded by the coding sequence ATGACTGCCACCAAGGCCGCTCCGCTCGAAGACAACATCGAGGGCATGCGCTATCTCGACAGCCTGCCGCGCCGCCTCGTGACGATCTACCTGCCGCTGGCGGTCTTCGTCTTCGTGCTGCTGTTCCCCTTCTACTGGATGGCGATCACGGCGGTGAAGCCGAATGCGCAGCTCACCGACTACGAGCACTACAGCCCCTTCTGGGTCGTCGGGCCGACGCTTGAGCACATCAAGTATCTGCTTTTCGAGACGTCCTATCCGGGCTGGTTGTGGAACACGATGGTGGTCGCCTTCGGCGCCACCTTCCTCTCGCTCGCAGCGTCGGTCTTCGCCGCCTATGCCATCGAGCGGGTGCGCTTCACCGGCGCGCGCACCACCGGCCTTCTCATCTTCCTCGCCTATCTGGTGCCGCCCTCGATCCTCTTCATTCCGCTCGCCTTCATCGTCTTCAACGTCGGCATCTACGACACCAAATTCGCCCTGATCCTGACCTACCCCACCTTCCTCATCCCCTTCTGCACCTGGCTGCTGATGGGCTATTTCCGCTCGATCCCCTTCGAGCTGGAGGAAAGCGCGCTGGTCGACGGCGCGACCCGCTGGCAGATCCTGACGAAGATCATCCTGCCGCTCGCGGTGCCGGGGCTGATCTCGGCCGGCATCTTCGCCTTCACGCTGTCGTGGAACGAGTTCATCTACGCCCTCACCTTCATCCAGTCGTCGGAAAACAAGACGGTCCCGGTGGGCGTCCTCACCGAATTGGTGCGCGGCGATGTCTTCGAATGGGGATCGCTGATGGCCGGCGCGCTCTTCGGCTCGCTGCCGGTGGTGATTCTCTATTCCTTCTTCGTCGACTACTACGTCGCCTCGATGACGGGCGCTGTGAAGGAATGA
- a CDS encoding quaternary amine ABC transporter ATP-binding protein, producing the protein MDIDGIRIRNLYKIFGKEPEAYVEKVKAGMTKTELMGHSHVLGLRDINLDIPGGRIQVIMGLSGSGKSTLIRHINRLIEPTAGEVIVNGQDVMAMDGKSLRDFRRTYTAMVFQKFALLPHWTVLDNALFGLKIKGVSKKQGTETAMRWLERVGLKGFEGKYPNQLSGGMQQRVGLARALCNDAPILLMDEAFSALDPLIRVDMQTVLLDLQKEIKKTIVFITHDLDEALRLGDRIMILRDGENIQQGTPEDIVLKPADDYVETFVREVNRGRVVKLHSVVTPLAGAAPDGLPRIDGDMLLEAAARRLTELKAAEAVVTDEAGAPLGTARLADIVQAMVRPDQELGSGFSAAAA; encoded by the coding sequence ATGGACATTGACGGCATCCGGATCAGGAACCTCTACAAGATCTTCGGCAAGGAGCCGGAGGCCTATGTGGAGAAGGTCAAGGCCGGCATGACCAAGACCGAGCTGATGGGCCACTCCCACGTGCTCGGGCTGCGCGACATCAACCTCGACATCCCCGGCGGGCGCATCCAGGTGATCATGGGCCTGTCGGGCTCGGGCAAGTCGACCCTCATCCGCCACATCAACCGGCTGATCGAGCCGACCGCCGGCGAGGTGATCGTCAATGGCCAGGACGTCATGGCGATGGACGGCAAGAGCTTGCGCGACTTCCGGCGCACCTACACCGCCATGGTGTTCCAGAAGTTCGCCCTCCTGCCGCACTGGACCGTGCTCGACAACGCCCTCTTCGGGCTCAAGATCAAGGGCGTCTCGAAGAAGCAAGGCACCGAGACCGCGATGCGCTGGCTGGAGCGGGTCGGCCTCAAGGGCTTTGAGGGGAAATACCCCAACCAGCTCTCCGGCGGCATGCAGCAGCGCGTCGGTCTTGCCCGGGCGCTGTGCAACGACGCCCCGATCCTCCTGATGGACGAGGCCTTCTCCGCGCTCGATCCGCTGATCCGGGTCGACATGCAGACGGTGCTGCTCGATCTGCAAAAGGAGATCAAGAAGACCATCGTCTTCATCACCCACGATCTCGACGAGGCGCTGCGCCTTGGCGACCGGATCATGATCCTGCGCGACGGCGAGAACATCCAGCAGGGGACCCCGGAGGACATCGTCCTCAAGCCGGCCGACGACTATGTCGAGACCTTCGTGCGCGAGGTGAACCGCGGCCGGGTGGTCAAGCTCCACTCCGTCGTCACCCCGCTTGCGGGCGCTGCCCCCGACGGCCTGCCCAGGATCGACGGCGACATGCTGCTGGAGGCCGCCGCCCGCCGTCTCACAGAGCTCAAGGCCGCCGAGGCCGTCGTCACCGACGAGGCCGGCGCCCCCCTCGGCACCGCCCGCCTTGCCGACATCGTCCAGGCCATGGTCCGCCCCGACCAGGAACTCGGCTCGGGCTTCTCCGCCGCAGCAGCCTGA
- a CDS encoding ABC transporter permease has product MSWLTEFPTMDDTSLTALKKAIDEGFRAFTRAYGYSIENAFHPLQTFLIWSEHTLVDTAWPLVLLGLLAVVYAASRSWKIVAGSAVALVLIGYFGMWEDTMKTISMIFVATVVSIVVGIPIGIAMSRLPKVRAVVNPVLDVMQTMPSFVYLIPVVMLLGIGKVPGLIAVVIYAIPPVIRFTDLGIRLVDPEVLEAADAFGSDPGQRLAYVQLPLALPTIMAGVNQTIMMALAMVVVASMIGVQGLGQPVLKAIANQYFTLGLFNGFAIAGIAIIFDRATQAFGRRLQKHQEVAHGH; this is encoded by the coding sequence ATGAGCTGGCTTACCGAATTTCCGACGATGGACGACACGAGCCTGACGGCGCTGAAGAAGGCGATCGACGAGGGGTTCCGTGCATTCACGCGCGCCTATGGCTATTCGATCGAGAATGCGTTCCATCCGCTGCAGACCTTCCTGATCTGGTCCGAGCACACGCTGGTGGACACGGCCTGGCCGCTGGTCCTCCTGGGGCTTCTGGCCGTCGTCTACGCGGCGAGCCGGTCGTGGAAGATCGTCGCCGGCTCGGCCGTCGCGCTCGTTCTCATCGGCTATTTCGGCATGTGGGAAGACACGATGAAGACCATCTCGATGATCTTCGTCGCCACCGTCGTCTCCATCGTCGTCGGCATTCCGATCGGCATCGCCATGTCGCGCCTGCCCAAGGTGCGCGCCGTCGTCAACCCGGTGCTCGACGTGATGCAGACGATGCCGAGCTTCGTCTACCTGATCCCGGTGGTCATGCTGCTCGGCATCGGCAAGGTGCCGGGCCTCATCGCGGTGGTGATCTACGCCATTCCCCCGGTGATCCGCTTCACCGACCTCGGCATCCGCCTCGTCGACCCGGAGGTGCTGGAGGCGGCCGACGCCTTCGGCTCCGACCCGGGCCAGAGGCTTGCCTACGTGCAGCTGCCGCTGGCGCTGCCCACCATCATGGCCGGCGTCAACCAGACCATCATGATGGCGCTCGCCATGGTCGTCGTCGCCTCGATGATCGGCGTGCAGGGCCTCGGCCAGCCGGTGCTGAAGGCCATTGCCAACCAGTATTTCACGCTGGGGCTGTTCAACGGTTTTGCCATCGCCGGCATCGCCATCATCTTCGACCGCGCCACCCAGGCCTTCGGCCGGCGCCTGCAGAAGCACCAGGAGGTGGCCCATGGACATTGA
- a CDS encoding ABC transporter substrate-binding protein has translation MTRFFQATILAGTVLAGASSGMLVQPAHAEDCGRVTIANMNWASAEVLSWIDQIILEKGYGCDAELVPGDTQPTITSMMEKGEPDVAPEAWINSYRESLDKAVAEGRLFYASESLSDGGDEGWWVPKYFAEAHPEIKSVPDAMQHPELFPAPEDPSVGAVYNCPAGWGCQTITTNLFKANKGKDHGFILVDTGSAAGLDGSIAKAYEREQPWLGYYWAPTSILGKYEMVKLDMGVPHDKAEWDACTSVTDCADPKPNDFAKSEVFTVVTKRFKEAGGPAYDYLTKRSWHNPTVNKLLAWMADNQATGEDGAKYFLKNSPDVWTQWVSPEAAEKIKAAMM, from the coding sequence ATGACGAGATTTTTTCAGGCAACAATTCTGGCCGGCACGGTGCTTGCCGGTGCAAGCAGCGGGATGCTGGTCCAACCGGCCCATGCCGAAGACTGCGGTCGTGTGACGATCGCGAACATGAACTGGGCGTCGGCGGAGGTTCTCTCCTGGATCGACCAGATCATCCTGGAGAAGGGCTACGGCTGTGACGCGGAACTGGTTCCGGGCGACACCCAGCCGACCATCACCTCGATGATGGAAAAGGGCGAGCCGGACGTGGCGCCCGAGGCCTGGATCAACTCCTACCGTGAATCGCTCGACAAGGCCGTGGCGGAAGGGCGCCTCTTCTATGCCTCCGAGTCCCTTTCGGACGGCGGCGACGAAGGCTGGTGGGTGCCGAAGTATTTCGCCGAGGCTCATCCCGAGATCAAGTCCGTGCCGGACGCGATGCAGCATCCCGAGCTCTTCCCGGCACCGGAAGACCCCTCCGTTGGCGCAGTCTACAATTGCCCGGCAGGCTGGGGTTGCCAGACGATCACGACCAATCTCTTCAAGGCGAACAAGGGCAAGGACCACGGCTTCATCCTCGTCGACACCGGTTCGGCCGCGGGCCTCGACGGCTCGATCGCCAAGGCCTACGAGCGCGAGCAGCCCTGGCTTGGCTACTACTGGGCACCGACCTCGATCCTCGGCAAATACGAGATGGTCAAGCTCGACATGGGCGTTCCGCACGACAAGGCGGAATGGGATGCCTGTACCTCGGTGACGGACTGCGCCGATCCGAAGCCCAACGACTTCGCCAAGTCCGAGGTCTTTACGGTCGTCACCAAGCGCTTCAAGGAAGCAGGCGGACCGGCCTACGATTACCTGACCAAGCGCTCCTGGCATAACCCGACCGTCAACAAGCTGCTTGCCTGGATGGCCGACAACCAGGCGACCGGCGAAGACGGCGCCAAATACTTCCTGAAGAACAGCCCGGATGTCTGGACCCAGTGGGTCTCGCCGGAGGCTGCCGAGAAGATCAAAGCCGCCATGATGTAA